Part of the Apis mellifera strain DH4 linkage group LG16, Amel_HAv3.1, whole genome shotgun sequence genome, CCGGAGAACGTTTCGCTAATGAAACGACTAAAATGCGGAGAGTGTAACCCGCTTTAACCGATAAGGATTACTATACTATGTTATATTCTCTGATAAAAAGTGAGAATGACTCTATGCcgtgcgattttttttttttactcgctTTTTCCTGTTCATGCTctgtttattattctaatgaatatttctgttcgtttcttctttattttttttatcttattgcaTCACgttatttcaagaaattaattgTCAGAAGTTCTCGACATTAAAAGAAACTGAAgttgtaattgaaatttaacgaGTATAAAATTGTGTCTACTCTCgatataagagaaataaagtGATATTGTTCACCTTTGGTAATTGTACAGTTTTGCGATTAATTTGTTCAGGTACAAGTTGTCCTTCTGTAACGACTTCAATTCTGATTCCTTTTcctgaaattgaattaaatattgattgattatttccaattattaatcgtatatacaatgtttttgtattacataaaaattctaaatttttaattaatttatttatcatatgaatatgaataatataatatgaataaatattgtttttagaatattaatcatatagaagatataaaactatatatgtgatacatgaTCATTATTAccaactatattttatatttatattcaataaatttatatttatacttatttatccatttcttatttttatttttaaaattatttattattacgttcaatttcatttcaatcagaaaaattttatcaatatgtcaatgaaatttttatgaagaaagaaataaaaattaaataaattataacgtaTAAATCATGATgtgaatttatacataatttacagATCATGAATAACATACATTTAATGAATCTTAACACCATTACCAATAATGTATTTGTTGCAACTTTGAGTTCTTCGTTGCGTGTTTCTGAAAGATGACGAGCTGTGATCGTCTCTGTGGTTAATCTTGTCAACTGTTGCCTATAATTATGTTCTCGTTCCATCGCCTTATCCCATGCTTCCTCTCGTGCGATTATGGTATCTCGAAGAGTTTGCATATCCTTTTCCAATACTTCTAATTCTGATCTATTGCaatcatatcattttaaaaatgtgaacACTTGAATAATGATTATCAGTGAAACAGTACTGGCATTATAGCATTAATTATACTTGGATATATGCacttagatatttattttacttatcttTTCAtacaattctttaattattttattattttctcacttttcaaatattcgaattattatatttttctataagcataaaaatatattttgttaatttttgatattaaaattatacttggAATTAatctattgttatatatattattaaaattataaatattgagaatTGCACAATTGTTCttggcaattatttttttattaataatactacgttcaaaataaaaaattactcaaacaattcaaaatgtaaataactcttgaaatatatttccactATATGAACATTATTTGAAACTAATTGTTCCATCTTTCCTTTAGTATACCTTGTTGAATTGTTTGAACAAATGCACTGTTGAatacaaaaagaagaataatgacATAAAAGATAACATATTTACTTTGTAATTGTGACAGTAGGAGGTTGTTTCTCACAACTTTCCAATTTCCTTTGACAACCCATGCATACTGCCCAGACTTGCACTCCACGATCAGCCTTATGTATGATATTCGTAGTCGATGTTTCGGTATTTCTACCCATTGACATTTGTCTTTTCTGAAAGATCATACTGAAATGTAATTTCTAGAAGAAATCAAACCGCTTTTAGACATTCGTACTCCATCTTCTGCTTCTTTCTTCATCTCCTCAATCTTCGATCTTTCAAAATCGAGCTCCTCTCGAAGCAACGTCAGCCTCTTCTCTAATCTTTTTATCTCATTCCGTTCTTCCTTCAATCTAACAAAAGAAGAATAGTTaggatcgaaaattattcaacgCTATTTTCTctcggaaaaaaaatattgctatttagtaataaaatacgaaaaaaatcaagaaacattcgtcttcttttttgagtagattttaaaataaagatttaattatattgttttaatataaaaataattgtcaatcaattcaaatatatttaatgatttccagattatttcattaaattaattaatcattaaaaatcatcgcaaaattaatcatttcttaacctcgaattaaattcatttactc contains:
- the LOC100576779 gene encoding uncharacterized protein LOC100576779; the encoded protein is MSCVHYQQSNPSKERSYFDGQYSNRYNLPPQYTPRSDNYRNGRGEPSYGDTRLQAGRTAPTYKQETAKHGDATMMEKIQTKMKFLEDSNIVMQTRNQNLITENKALTAQLKEERNEIKRLEKRLTLLREELDFERSKIEEMKKEAEDGKRQMSMGRNTETSTTNIIHKADRGVQVWAVCMGCQRKLESCEKQPPTVTITKSELEVLEKDMQTLRDTIIAREEAWDKAMEREHNYRQQLTRLTTETITARHLSETRNEELKVATNTLLEKESELKSLQKDNLYLNKLIAKLYNYQRGQEGCQRNILAAELNEKDQRFIEEIIRRINGKSKQKPKSKSCCSEKTAHCCSHQSTPREKTSRSAKDQTGYTKEIKR